A DNA window from Ornithodoros turicata isolate Travis chromosome 10, ASM3712646v1, whole genome shotgun sequence contains the following coding sequences:
- the LOC135370182 gene encoding ubiquitin-conjugating enzyme E2 L3: MAATRRLQKELADIRKSGIKAFREIQVDESNILTWQGLIVPENPPYNKGAFRIEINFPAEYPFKPPKITFRTKIYHPNIDEKGQVCLPIITADNWKPATKTDQVIQALITLVNDPEPEHPLRADLAEEYNKDKKKFLKNAEEYTKKHSEKRPPD, from the exons ATGGCAGCGACGAGGCGGCTGCAAAAA GAGCTGGCAGATATTAGGAAATCCGGAATAAAAGCATTCCGTGAAATCCAGGTTGACGAAAGCAACATCCTTACTTGGCAGGGTCTTATTGTTCCG GAAAACCCTCCTTACAACAAGGGAGCTTTTAGGATAGAGATAAATTTCCCGGCAGAGTACCCTTTCAAGCCCCCGAAGATTACTTTTCGGACCAAAATCTATCACCCCAACATTGATGAGAAGGGTCAGGTGTGCCTACCCATCATCACAGCCGACAACTGGAAGCCAGCCACAAAAACAGACCAAG TAATCCAGGCGTTGATCACGCTAGTCAACGATCCCGAGCCTGAGCACCCACTACGTGCTGATCTTGCGGAGGAATAcaacaaagacaagaaaaagttCCTGAAGAACGCGGAGGAATACACCAAGAAGCACTCTGAAAAGCGGCCGCCCGACTAA